A genomic window from Anguilla rostrata isolate EN2019 chromosome 14, ASM1855537v3, whole genome shotgun sequence includes:
- the LOC135239045 gene encoding transforming acidic coiled-coil-containing protein 1-like isoform X4 — MGGSQSQSKKAAGTPGTPRRKSRHTSDSEGHFGTPEVQTPVNVPPKELVELEDPNANGTAGLPEGVGQLISAAGGLHDFLDQNSNRNEAHPPAPPADASGEDVDEREWSVDVLNNLTDAPQLQAVPPIARKPSGDASVMAEGVAAALRGQPRNGHTEEAKPMPIPEKIRPLPLSLRGSLNRANLNKAEPPSDDDIEMPVPKACYGFDPDQYDDNFNPFSSGRSKLQNSPPPCPRPTATKEDPTATWEDPASTWEDPTTVQDDPVAMQECSTTTWECSTAAREIPTATQEVPTTTLEDPVASWEDPTTTLEDPVASWEDPTTTLEDPVASWEDPTTTLEDQVASWEDPTTTLEDQVASWEDPTTTQEYPTSAQGDPTANQKDPDTDTECPTTTQEDPPAILEDPPTIREDLPAIREDPPTIREDPPAIREDPPAIWEDPPAIREDPIGAREDPAATQEDAASQEAKPVKMEFGLMNEGSGGETKRPPPRKLGKKPGSKLLAPRTQRPKPVQPASAPAATHSSDDAPAPKSSYGCDPSEWDDPNFNPFGTKGKMSNSPTLPKGSYSFNPDRLDDSVDPFKPSKSLAEDNTAKVAPPGEKLADEPAKHKLDLPLEDEERKCRQSPKKTKSRMITTTEQVKFLCFLLNACKVEKYENQSLVLDVCDQEEDPVVTQAPSMSHRVSRATDEEKLASTAKGETESEPPERPAPPASPAAKTKTPHGDESQMKMADSLEEKDSCCLSEEPPATQSTEPRTGSESQETGSPLLNSICISQADKGAVLALIREEIIAKEIEAGQWKRKYEQTRQEVLEMRQIVAEYETTVAQMIEDEHRTNQTSQRTIQQLTAERDQALADLNSVERSLSDLFRRYENMKTVLEGFKKNEEVLKKCAQEYLVRVKQEEQRYQTLKLHAEEKMDSANEEIALVRSKANSESIALNASLRKEQMRVESLEQALHQKSGEIEELTKICDELIAKLGKTD, encoded by the exons CTCGGACTCCGAGGGTCACTTTGGGACCCCAGAGGTGCAGACGCCCGTTAACGTCCCGCCGAAGGAGCTGGTAGAGCTGGAGGACCCCAACGCCAACGGCACAG CAGGTCTGCCGGAAGGTGTCGGTCAGCTAATCTCTGCCGCTGGAGGGCTGCACGACTTCCTGGACCAGAACTCCAATCGGAATGAGgcccaccccccggcccccccggccgATGCCTCGGGTGAAGACGTGGACGAACGGGAGTGGAGCGTCGACGTGCTCAACAACCTGACGGACGCGCCTCAGCTCCAGGCGGTCCCGCCGATTGCCCGCAAGCCGAGCGGAGACGCCTCGGTCATGGCTGAAGGAGTCGCGGCGGCTCTCCGAGGGCAACCACGCAACGGCCACACCGAAGAGGCGAAGCCGATGCCGATACCCGAAAAGATCAGGCCCTTGCCCCTGAGCCTGAGGGGAAGCCTGAACAGGGCCAACCTGAACAAGGCGGAACCCCCCAGTGATGATGACATTGAGATGCCGGTGCCCAAGGCCTGCTATGGCTTCGACCCAGACCAGTATGATGACAACTTCAACCCCTTCTCCAGCGGACGTTCCAAGCTGCAGAACTCGCCGCCCCCATGCCCACGTCCAACTGCTACTAAGGAGGACCCAACCGCCACCTGGGAGGACCCAGCCTCCACCTGGGAGGACCCAACCACCGTGCAAGACGACCCAGTCGCCATGCAGGAATGTTCCACCACCACCTGGGAATGCTCTACTGCCGCTCGGGAAATCCCAACTGCCACCCAGGAGGTCCCAACCACCACCCTAGAGGACCCAGTCGCAAGCTGGGAGGATCCAACCACCACCCTAGAGGACCCAGTTGCAAGCTGGGAGGATCCAACCACCACCCTAGAGGACCCAGTCGCAAGCTGGGAGGATCCAACCACCACCCTAGAGGACCAAGTCGCAAGCTGGGAGGATCCAACCACCACCCTAGAGGACCAAGTCGCAAGCTGGGAGGATCCAACCACCACCCAGGAATACCCAACTTCTGCCCAGGGAGATCCAACTGCTAACCAGAAGGACCCAGATACCGACACAGAGTGCCCGACCACCACCCAGGAAGATCCACCCGCCATCCTGGAAGATCCACCCACCATCCGGGAAGACCTACCCGCCATTCGGGAAGACCCACCCACTATCCGGGAAGACCCACCCGCCATTCGGGAAGATCCACCCGCCATTTGGGAAGACCCACCCGCCATTCGGGAAGATCCAATTGGCGCCCGGGAAGACCCAGCCGCCACCCAGGAGGACGCAGCCTCGCAGGAAGCCAAGCCTGTCAAGATGGAGTTTGGACTGATGAACGAGGGCTCGGGTGGGGAGACCAAGCGGCCACCGCCGAGGAAGCTGGGAAAGAAGCCTGGCAGCAAACTGCTCGCGCCCAGGACGCAGAGGCCAAAACCGGTCCAGCCAGCCTCAGCACCAGCTGCCACTCACAGCTCGGACGACGCCCCCGCGCCCAAGTCCTCTTACGGCTGCGACCCCAGCGAGTGGGACGACCCCAACTTCAACCCGTTTGGGACCAAAGGCAAAATGTCCAACTCCCCAACACTCCCAAAGGGATCCTACAGTTTCAACCCCGACAGACTGGATGACTCTGTGGACCCCTTCAAGCCCTCCAAAAGCCTGGCTGAGGACAACACTGCAAAGGTGGCCCCTCCAGGCGAGAAGCTGGCAGATGAACCTGCCAAGCACAAGCTGGATCTCCCCCTGGAGGACGAGGAGAGGAAGTGCAGGCAGTCACCAAAGAAGACCAAGTCCAGGATGATCAC GACAACTGAACAAGTCAAgtttctctgttttctgtt GAACGCCTGCAAAGTAGAGAAGTATGAAAATCAGTCTCTGGTTCTGGACGTGTGCGATCAG GAGGAGGACCCCGTAGTGACCCAAGCCCCCAGCATGTCCCACCGCGTGTCCCGGGCCACCGACGAGGAGAAGCTGGCCTCCACGGCCAAGGGAGAGACCGAGAGTGAGCCCCCGGAGaggccggccccgcccgccagcCCAGCCGCCAAAACCAAGACGCCGCACGGCGACG aatctCAGATGAAGATGGCAGACAGTCTTGAGGAGAAGGACTCCTGCTGCTTG AGCGAAGAACCGCCCGCAACTCAAAGCACAGAGccaaggacaggaagtgagagccAAGAGACAGGAAGTCCGCTTCTAAACTCCATCTGCATCAGCCAGGCGGACAAGGGGGCGGTGCTTGCGCTGATCAGGGAAGAG ATCATAGCTAAAGAAATCGAGGCAGGCCAGTGGAAGAGGAAGTACGAGCAGACCAGACAGGAAGTCCTGGAGATGAG GCAGATAGTGGCAGAATATGAGACGACTGTGGCCCAGATGATAG AGGACGAGCATCGCACGAACCAGACCTCCCAGCGGACCATCCAGCAGCTCACCGCCGAGCGGGACCAGGCTCTGGCTGACCTCAACTCCGTGGAGCGCTCCCTTTCCGACCTCTTCCGGAGGTACGAGAACATGAAGACCGTCCTGGAAGGCTTCAAAAAG AATGAGGAGGTGTTGAAGAAGTGCGCTCAGGAGTACCTGGTCCGAGTCAAACAAGAGGAGCAGCGGTACCAGACGCTCAAACTGCACGCAGAAGAGAAGATGGACAG tgccaATGAGGAGATCGCTCTGGTCCGATCCAAGGCCAACTCGGAGAGCATAGCTCTTAACGCCAGCCTACGGAAGGAGCAGATGAGGGTGGAGTCATTGGAGCAGGCCCTCCATCAGAAG AGCGGAGAGATCGAGGAGCTCACCAAGATCTGCGATGAACTGATTGCAAAGCTCGGTAAAACCGATTGA
- the LOC135239045 gene encoding transforming acidic coiled-coil-containing protein 1-like isoform X6, whose product MSWSLLSPVQWAKWTWSAVRGGTEEEGEEMREEEEGETKVEEELFPNEDRRVPRSGSSDSEGHFGTPEVQTPVNVPPKELVELEDPNANGTAGLPEGVGQLISAAGGLHDFLDQNSNRNEAHPPAPPADASGEDVDEREWSVDVLNNLTDAPQLQAVPPIARKPSGDASVMAEGVAAALRGQPRNGHTEEAKPMPIPEKIRPLPLSLRGSLNRANLNKAEPPSDDDIEMPVPKACYGFDPDQYDDNFNPFSSGRSKLQNSPPPCPRPTATKEDPTATWEDPASTWEDPTTVQDDPVAMQECSTTTWECSTAAREIPTATQEDPTTTLEDQVASWEDPTTTLEDQVASWEDPTTTQEYPTSAQGDPTANQKDPDTDTECPTTTQEDPPAILEDPPTIREDLPAIREDPPTIREDPPAIREDPPAIWEDPPAIREDPIGAREDPAATQEDAASQEAKPVKMEFGLMNEGSGGETKRPPPRKLGKKPGSKLLAPRTQRPKPVQPASAPAATHSSDDAPAPKSSYGCDPSEWDDPNFNPFGTKGKMSNSPTLPKGSYSFNPDRLDDSVDPFKPSKSLAEDNTAKVAPPGEKLADEPAKHKLDLPLEDEERKCRQSPKKTKSRMITTTEQVKFLCFLLNACKVEKYENQSLVLDVCDQEEDPVVTQAPSMSHRVSRATDEEKLASTAKGETESEPPERPAPPASPAAKTKTPHGDESQMKMADSLEEKDSCCLSEEPPATQSTEPRTGSESQETGSPLLNSICISQADKGAVLALIREEIIAKEIEAGQWKRKYEQTRQEVLEMRQIVAEYETTVAQMIEDEHRTNQTSQRTIQQLTAERDQALADLNSVERSLSDLFRRYENMKTVLEGFKKNEEVLKKCAQEYLVRVKQEEQRYQTLKLHAEEKMDSANEEIALVRSKANSESIALNASLRKEQMRVESLEQALHQKSGEIEELTKICDELIAKLGKTD is encoded by the exons CTCGGACTCCGAGGGTCACTTTGGGACCCCAGAGGTGCAGACGCCCGTTAACGTCCCGCCGAAGGAGCTGGTAGAGCTGGAGGACCCCAACGCCAACGGCACAG CAGGTCTGCCGGAAGGTGTCGGTCAGCTAATCTCTGCCGCTGGAGGGCTGCACGACTTCCTGGACCAGAACTCCAATCGGAATGAGgcccaccccccggcccccccggccgATGCCTCGGGTGAAGACGTGGACGAACGGGAGTGGAGCGTCGACGTGCTCAACAACCTGACGGACGCGCCTCAGCTCCAGGCGGTCCCGCCGATTGCCCGCAAGCCGAGCGGAGACGCCTCGGTCATGGCTGAAGGAGTCGCGGCGGCTCTCCGAGGGCAACCACGCAACGGCCACACCGAAGAGGCGAAGCCGATGCCGATACCCGAAAAGATCAGGCCCTTGCCCCTGAGCCTGAGGGGAAGCCTGAACAGGGCCAACCTGAACAAGGCGGAACCCCCCAGTGATGATGACATTGAGATGCCGGTGCCCAAGGCCTGCTATGGCTTCGACCCAGACCAGTATGATGACAACTTCAACCCCTTCTCCAGCGGACGTTCCAAGCTGCAGAACTCGCCGCCCCCATGCCCACGTCCAACTGCTACTAAGGAGGACCCAACCGCCACCTGGGAGGACCCAGCCTCCACCTGGGAGGACCCAACCACCGTGCAAGACGACCCAGTCGCCATGCAGGAATGTTCCACCACCACCTGGGAATGCTCTACTGCCGCTCGGGAAATCCCAACTGCCACCCAGGAG GATCCAACCACCACCCTAGAGGACCAAGTCGCAAGCTGGGAGGATCCAACCACCACCCTAGAGGACCAAGTCGCAAGCTGGGAGGATCCAACCACCACCCAGGAATACCCAACTTCTGCCCAGGGAGATCCAACTGCTAACCAGAAGGACCCAGATACCGACACAGAGTGCCCGACCACCACCCAGGAAGATCCACCCGCCATCCTGGAAGATCCACCCACCATCCGGGAAGACCTACCCGCCATTCGGGAAGACCCACCCACTATCCGGGAAGACCCACCCGCCATTCGGGAAGATCCACCCGCCATTTGGGAAGACCCACCCGCCATTCGGGAAGATCCAATTGGCGCCCGGGAAGACCCAGCCGCCACCCAGGAGGACGCAGCCTCGCAGGAAGCCAAGCCTGTCAAGATGGAGTTTGGACTGATGAACGAGGGCTCGGGTGGGGAGACCAAGCGGCCACCGCCGAGGAAGCTGGGAAAGAAGCCTGGCAGCAAACTGCTCGCGCCCAGGACGCAGAGGCCAAAACCGGTCCAGCCAGCCTCAGCACCAGCTGCCACTCACAGCTCGGACGACGCCCCCGCGCCCAAGTCCTCTTACGGCTGCGACCCCAGCGAGTGGGACGACCCCAACTTCAACCCGTTTGGGACCAAAGGCAAAATGTCCAACTCCCCAACACTCCCAAAGGGATCCTACAGTTTCAACCCCGACAGACTGGATGACTCTGTGGACCCCTTCAAGCCCTCCAAAAGCCTGGCTGAGGACAACACTGCAAAGGTGGCCCCTCCAGGCGAGAAGCTGGCAGATGAACCTGCCAAGCACAAGCTGGATCTCCCCCTGGAGGACGAGGAGAGGAAGTGCAGGCAGTCACCAAAGAAGACCAAGTCCAGGATGATCAC GACAACTGAACAAGTCAAgtttctctgttttctgtt GAACGCCTGCAAAGTAGAGAAGTATGAAAATCAGTCTCTGGTTCTGGACGTGTGCGATCAG GAGGAGGACCCCGTAGTGACCCAAGCCCCCAGCATGTCCCACCGCGTGTCCCGGGCCACCGACGAGGAGAAGCTGGCCTCCACGGCCAAGGGAGAGACCGAGAGTGAGCCCCCGGAGaggccggccccgcccgccagcCCAGCCGCCAAAACCAAGACGCCGCACGGCGACG aatctCAGATGAAGATGGCAGACAGTCTTGAGGAGAAGGACTCCTGCTGCTTG AGCGAAGAACCGCCCGCAACTCAAAGCACAGAGccaaggacaggaagtgagagccAAGAGACAGGAAGTCCGCTTCTAAACTCCATCTGCATCAGCCAGGCGGACAAGGGGGCGGTGCTTGCGCTGATCAGGGAAGAG ATCATAGCTAAAGAAATCGAGGCAGGCCAGTGGAAGAGGAAGTACGAGCAGACCAGACAGGAAGTCCTGGAGATGAG GCAGATAGTGGCAGAATATGAGACGACTGTGGCCCAGATGATAG AGGACGAGCATCGCACGAACCAGACCTCCCAGCGGACCATCCAGCAGCTCACCGCCGAGCGGGACCAGGCTCTGGCTGACCTCAACTCCGTGGAGCGCTCCCTTTCCGACCTCTTCCGGAGGTACGAGAACATGAAGACCGTCCTGGAAGGCTTCAAAAAG AATGAGGAGGTGTTGAAGAAGTGCGCTCAGGAGTACCTGGTCCGAGTCAAACAAGAGGAGCAGCGGTACCAGACGCTCAAACTGCACGCAGAAGAGAAGATGGACAG tgccaATGAGGAGATCGCTCTGGTCCGATCCAAGGCCAACTCGGAGAGCATAGCTCTTAACGCCAGCCTACGGAAGGAGCAGATGAGGGTGGAGTCATTGGAGCAGGCCCTCCATCAGAAG AGCGGAGAGATCGAGGAGCTCACCAAGATCTGCGATGAACTGATTGCAAAGCTCGGTAAAACCGATTGA
- the LOC135239045 gene encoding transforming acidic coiled-coil-containing protein 1-like isoform X1: MSWSLLSPVQWAKWTWSAVRGGTEEEGEEMREEEEGETKVEEELFPNEDRRVPRSGSSDSEGHFGTPEVQTPVNVPPKELVELEDPNANGTAGLPEGVGQLISAAGGLHDFLDQNSNRNEAHPPAPPADASGEDVDEREWSVDVLNNLTDAPQLQAVPPIARKPSGDASVMAEGVAAALRGQPRNGHTEEAKPMPIPEKIRPLPLSLRGSLNRANLNKAEPPSDDDIEMPVPKACYGFDPDQYDDNFNPFSSGRSKLQNSPPPCPRPTATKEDPTATWEDPASTWEDPTTVQDDPVAMQECSTTTWECSTAAREIPTATQEVPTTTLEDPVASWEDPTTTLEDPVASWEDPTTTLEDPVASWEDPTTTLEDQVASWEDPTTTLEDQVASWEDPTTTQEYPTSAQGDPTANQKDPDTDTECPTTTQEDPPAILEDPPTIREDLPAIREDPPTIREDPPAIREDPPAIWEDPPAIREDPIGAREDPAATQEDAASQEAKPVKMEFGLMNEGSGGETKRPPPRKLGKKPGSKLLAPRTQRPKPVQPASAPAATHSSDDAPAPKSSYGCDPSEWDDPNFNPFGTKGKMSNSPTLPKGSYSFNPDRLDDSVDPFKPSKSLAEDNTAKVAPPGEKLADEPAKHKLDLPLEDEERKCRQSPKKTKSRMITTTEQVKFLCFLLNACKVEKYENQSLVLDVCDQEEDPVVTQAPSMSHRVSRATDEEKLASTAKGETESEPPERPAPPASPAAKTKTPHGDESQMKMADSLEEKDSCCLSEEPPATQSTEPRTGSESQETGSPLLNSICISQADKGAVLALIREEIIAKEIEAGQWKRKYEQTRQEVLEMRQIVAEYETTVAQMIEDEHRTNQTSQRTIQQLTAERDQALADLNSVERSLSDLFRRYENMKTVLEGFKKNEEVLKKCAQEYLVRVKQEEQRYQTLKLHAEEKMDSANEEIALVRSKANSESIALNASLRKEQMRVESLEQALHQKSGEIEELTKICDELIAKLGKTD, translated from the exons CTCGGACTCCGAGGGTCACTTTGGGACCCCAGAGGTGCAGACGCCCGTTAACGTCCCGCCGAAGGAGCTGGTAGAGCTGGAGGACCCCAACGCCAACGGCACAG CAGGTCTGCCGGAAGGTGTCGGTCAGCTAATCTCTGCCGCTGGAGGGCTGCACGACTTCCTGGACCAGAACTCCAATCGGAATGAGgcccaccccccggcccccccggccgATGCCTCGGGTGAAGACGTGGACGAACGGGAGTGGAGCGTCGACGTGCTCAACAACCTGACGGACGCGCCTCAGCTCCAGGCGGTCCCGCCGATTGCCCGCAAGCCGAGCGGAGACGCCTCGGTCATGGCTGAAGGAGTCGCGGCGGCTCTCCGAGGGCAACCACGCAACGGCCACACCGAAGAGGCGAAGCCGATGCCGATACCCGAAAAGATCAGGCCCTTGCCCCTGAGCCTGAGGGGAAGCCTGAACAGGGCCAACCTGAACAAGGCGGAACCCCCCAGTGATGATGACATTGAGATGCCGGTGCCCAAGGCCTGCTATGGCTTCGACCCAGACCAGTATGATGACAACTTCAACCCCTTCTCCAGCGGACGTTCCAAGCTGCAGAACTCGCCGCCCCCATGCCCACGTCCAACTGCTACTAAGGAGGACCCAACCGCCACCTGGGAGGACCCAGCCTCCACCTGGGAGGACCCAACCACCGTGCAAGACGACCCAGTCGCCATGCAGGAATGTTCCACCACCACCTGGGAATGCTCTACTGCCGCTCGGGAAATCCCAACTGCCACCCAGGAGGTCCCAACCACCACCCTAGAGGACCCAGTCGCAAGCTGGGAGGATCCAACCACCACCCTAGAGGACCCAGTTGCAAGCTGGGAGGATCCAACCACCACCCTAGAGGACCCAGTCGCAAGCTGGGAGGATCCAACCACCACCCTAGAGGACCAAGTCGCAAGCTGGGAGGATCCAACCACCACCCTAGAGGACCAAGTCGCAAGCTGGGAGGATCCAACCACCACCCAGGAATACCCAACTTCTGCCCAGGGAGATCCAACTGCTAACCAGAAGGACCCAGATACCGACACAGAGTGCCCGACCACCACCCAGGAAGATCCACCCGCCATCCTGGAAGATCCACCCACCATCCGGGAAGACCTACCCGCCATTCGGGAAGACCCACCCACTATCCGGGAAGACCCACCCGCCATTCGGGAAGATCCACCCGCCATTTGGGAAGACCCACCCGCCATTCGGGAAGATCCAATTGGCGCCCGGGAAGACCCAGCCGCCACCCAGGAGGACGCAGCCTCGCAGGAAGCCAAGCCTGTCAAGATGGAGTTTGGACTGATGAACGAGGGCTCGGGTGGGGAGACCAAGCGGCCACCGCCGAGGAAGCTGGGAAAGAAGCCTGGCAGCAAACTGCTCGCGCCCAGGACGCAGAGGCCAAAACCGGTCCAGCCAGCCTCAGCACCAGCTGCCACTCACAGCTCGGACGACGCCCCCGCGCCCAAGTCCTCTTACGGCTGCGACCCCAGCGAGTGGGACGACCCCAACTTCAACCCGTTTGGGACCAAAGGCAAAATGTCCAACTCCCCAACACTCCCAAAGGGATCCTACAGTTTCAACCCCGACAGACTGGATGACTCTGTGGACCCCTTCAAGCCCTCCAAAAGCCTGGCTGAGGACAACACTGCAAAGGTGGCCCCTCCAGGCGAGAAGCTGGCAGATGAACCTGCCAAGCACAAGCTGGATCTCCCCCTGGAGGACGAGGAGAGGAAGTGCAGGCAGTCACCAAAGAAGACCAAGTCCAGGATGATCAC GACAACTGAACAAGTCAAgtttctctgttttctgtt GAACGCCTGCAAAGTAGAGAAGTATGAAAATCAGTCTCTGGTTCTGGACGTGTGCGATCAG GAGGAGGACCCCGTAGTGACCCAAGCCCCCAGCATGTCCCACCGCGTGTCCCGGGCCACCGACGAGGAGAAGCTGGCCTCCACGGCCAAGGGAGAGACCGAGAGTGAGCCCCCGGAGaggccggccccgcccgccagcCCAGCCGCCAAAACCAAGACGCCGCACGGCGACG aatctCAGATGAAGATGGCAGACAGTCTTGAGGAGAAGGACTCCTGCTGCTTG AGCGAAGAACCGCCCGCAACTCAAAGCACAGAGccaaggacaggaagtgagagccAAGAGACAGGAAGTCCGCTTCTAAACTCCATCTGCATCAGCCAGGCGGACAAGGGGGCGGTGCTTGCGCTGATCAGGGAAGAG ATCATAGCTAAAGAAATCGAGGCAGGCCAGTGGAAGAGGAAGTACGAGCAGACCAGACAGGAAGTCCTGGAGATGAG GCAGATAGTGGCAGAATATGAGACGACTGTGGCCCAGATGATAG AGGACGAGCATCGCACGAACCAGACCTCCCAGCGGACCATCCAGCAGCTCACCGCCGAGCGGGACCAGGCTCTGGCTGACCTCAACTCCGTGGAGCGCTCCCTTTCCGACCTCTTCCGGAGGTACGAGAACATGAAGACCGTCCTGGAAGGCTTCAAAAAG AATGAGGAGGTGTTGAAGAAGTGCGCTCAGGAGTACCTGGTCCGAGTCAAACAAGAGGAGCAGCGGTACCAGACGCTCAAACTGCACGCAGAAGAGAAGATGGACAG tgccaATGAGGAGATCGCTCTGGTCCGATCCAAGGCCAACTCGGAGAGCATAGCTCTTAACGCCAGCCTACGGAAGGAGCAGATGAGGGTGGAGTCATTGGAGCAGGCCCTCCATCAGAAG AGCGGAGAGATCGAGGAGCTCACCAAGATCTGCGATGAACTGATTGCAAAGCTCGGTAAAACCGATTGA